The sequence below is a genomic window from SAR324 cluster bacterium.
TCTTTGAAGTCTGGGTTTTTGTAGCTGGGGTTTACTTTGCTTTGTGCTACTCCTGTGCGCTGATTTTTCGTCGTCTTGAAATGCGACTTGACTCATCACGTATTTAGAAATACTGGTTCACCTTGCCATGAATGAGAATACTCCAAATCCAATCATTGAAATGTCTGGGGTCAGTAAGTGGTTTGATGACTTTCAGGTACTCAATAATGTGAGTCTGCAAGTTTTCTCTGGGGAGCGAGTCGTTGTCTGTGGACCTTCTGGCTCTGGCAAATCCACACTGATTCGTTGCATCAATCGATTAGAGGAGCATCAAGAAGGACGGATCGTTGTTGATGGTATTGAATTGGATCAGGATACTCAGCACATCAACCAGGTTCGTAGCGAAGTAGGAATGGTCTTCCAGCAGTTCAATCTCTTTCCACACTTGACGGTGCTGGAGAACTGCACGCTGGGTCCCATGAAAGTCCGTGGACTCAGTAAAAAAGATGCTGGGGCCTTAGCGATGGAATATCTGCAGCGGGTTCGAATTCCAGAGCAAGCTATGAAATATCCGGGGTCACTCTCCGGAGGGCAGCAGCAACGGGTAGCGATTGCTCGATCTCTCTGCATGCAGCCGCGGATTATGCTTTTTGACGAGCCTACTTCCGCTCTTGACCCAGAGATGATCAAGGAGGTACTCGATGTGATGATCGATCTTGCCGAGAGTGGCATGACG
It includes:
- a CDS encoding amino acid ABC transporter ATP-binding protein, producing the protein MNENTPNPIIEMSGVSKWFDDFQVLNNVSLQVFSGERVVVCGPSGSGKSTLIRCINRLEEHQEGRIVVDGIELDQDTQHINQVRSEVGMVFQQFNLFPHLTVLENCTLGPMKVRGLSKKDAGALAMEYLQRVRIPEQAMKYPGSLSGGQQQRVAIARSLCMQPRIMLFDEPTSALDPEMIKEVLDVMIDLAESGMTMICVTHEMGFARTVAHQMVFMDEGRIIERSPPAQFFSEPEHERTKLFLSQILSH